A single window of Balaenoptera acutorostrata chromosome X, mBalAcu1.1, whole genome shotgun sequence DNA harbors:
- the LOC103005580 gene encoding melanoma-associated antigen 10-like yields the protein MPRAPKRRRYMLEEGHEAQSVPMAVQEDSSSSSSTCSSSFPSSFSSSPFHSPLILGSPEEPYALLETLSPSQSPSSDFPSPSPTAVVSTPLSQSDDGSSSPKEEGPSTSQALPDAESFLRNAIDDKVGDLVEFLLLKYCTKETITEAEMLNIIIKDYEEHFPVIFSEALECMQLVFGIDVKELDPSDHSYVLVTTLGLTYDVMLSDGQSMPKTGLLIFILSIIFMNDNCVPEEEVWESLNLMGVCAGREHVIYGEPRELITKVWVQEQYLEYRQVPNSDPACYEFLWGPRAHAETSKMSLLEFLAKVNGSDPRSFPLWYEEALRDQEERAQSRFATTDNTTSMASASSSAMSSSLFCPE from the coding sequence ATGCCTCGTGCTCCAAAGCGACGGCGCTACATGCTTGAGGAAGGCCATGAGGCCCAAAGTGTTCCCATGGCTGTGCAAGAGGAttcttcctcatcctcctccacctgctcctcctcttttccctcctccttctcctcctctccctttcacAGTCCTCTGATCTTGGGCTCCCCAGAGGAGCCTTATGCTCTTCTTGAGACCCTGAGTCCTTCACAGAGCCCTTCGAGTGatttcccctccccatcccccactgCTGTTGTCTCTACTCCATTGAGCCAATCCGACGATGGCTCCAGCAGCCCAAAAGAAGAGGGTCCAAGCACCTCGCAGGCCCTGCCAGATGCTGAGTCCTTTCTCAGAAATGCGATTGATGACAAGGTGGGTGATCTGGTGGAGTTTCTGCTCCTCAAGTATTGCACCAAGGAGACGATCACAGAGGCAGAAATGCTGAATATCATCATCAAAGATTACGAGGAACACTTCCCTGTGATCTTCAGTGAAGCCTTGGAGTGCATGCAGCTGGTCTTTGGTATTGATGTGAAGGAATTGGACCCCAGCGACCATTCTTATGTCCTGGTCACCACCCTGGGCCTCACGTATGATGTGATGCTGAGCGATGGGCAGAGCATGCCCAAGACCGGCCTTCTGATATTTATCCTGAGTATAATCTTTATGAATGACAACTGTGTCCCTGAGGAGGAGGTGTGGGAATCGCTGAATCTGATGGGGGTGTGTGCCGGGAGGGAGCACGTTATCTACGGGGAGCCCAGGGAGCTCATTACCAAAGTATGGGTGCAGGAGCAGTACCTGGAGTACCGACAGGTGCCCAACAGCGATCCTGCATGCTATGAGTTTCTTTGGGGTCCCCGGGCCCACGCGGAGACCAGCAAGATGAGTCTCCTGGAGTTTTTGGCCAAGGTCAATGGAAGTGACCCTAGATCCTTCCCTCTGTGGTATGAAGAGGCTTTGAGAGATCAGGAAGAGAGAGCCCAGTCTAGATTTGCCACCACAGATAATACTACTTCCATGGCCAGTGCAAGTTCTAGTGCCATGTCCAGCAGCTTGTTCTGCCCTGAGTGA